A genomic window from Periweissella cryptocerci includes:
- a CDS encoding RelA/SpoT family protein, with amino-acid sequence MPKQKDWTAEDVHNAISEYMNPEHVAFVDKAYQYAADLHKDQVRKSGEPYIIHPIQVAAILAQLHMDPETIVAGYLHDVVEDTDATLEDLENEFGATVALIVDGVTKLGKIEYKSSQEQLAENHRKLLLAMSKDIRVIIVKLADRLHNMRTLQHLREEKQRRIASETLEIYAPLADRLGISTIKWELEDTSLRYLNPEQYHRIAHLMDSRRDERLAYINAAIGEIQKATDEFGYKNVKIYGRPKHIYSVYRKMVDKKKQFDEIYDLLAIRIEVNTIAETYAVLGVIHSKWTPIPGRFKDYIALPKANGYQSLHTTVVGPQGKRLEIQIRTHEMHRVAEFGVAAHWAYKEGNFSGADVANNDQKKLNMIQGILEIQKESKDADDFMDSVKGDLFSDRVYAFTPKGDVYELPKGAGPLDMAYIIHTEVGNKTTGAKVNGKIVPLDSELKTGDIVEIITSNLARPSRDWFNLVSTRRARNKIKQYFRKQDREENVEAGQALMVRFLQEEGFNPDEILTDANEERALEKLHVMSIEDMFASLGYGDLSPQGVANKLTETKRAEIEAERIKQQERELLEEHKEMEVGKGKLTAKHQTKSSSEGVVIQGVDGLLVRLSHCCTPIPGDDIVGYITKGRGVSVHRVDCPNVKSAENQGQRLIEVAWENPDGERPNYDADLTISGNNRNGLLNDVIKAANNTTKYLTSVNGRVDHNGMVMISLSVGVRNAVHLEQIMTALNNIPEVYDVKRALH; translated from the coding sequence ATGCCAAAACAAAAAGATTGGACTGCTGAAGACGTCCATAATGCAATTTCTGAATATATGAATCCAGAACACGTTGCCTTCGTTGATAAGGCATATCAGTATGCTGCTGATTTACACAAGGATCAAGTACGTAAGTCAGGTGAACCATACATCATTCACCCCATCCAAGTTGCCGCAATTTTAGCGCAGTTACATATGGATCCAGAAACGATTGTGGCTGGTTACTTGCACGATGTGGTTGAAGATACGGATGCAACCCTCGAAGATTTGGAAAATGAATTTGGTGCCACTGTCGCTTTAATTGTGGACGGAGTTACCAAGTTAGGGAAAATTGAATATAAGAGTAGCCAAGAACAATTGGCTGAAAACCACCGGAAATTATTACTTGCCATGTCTAAGGATATTCGGGTAATTATTGTGAAGTTGGCTGACCGTTTGCACAATATGCGGACATTGCAACATTTACGGGAAGAAAAACAACGGCGAATTGCTTCAGAAACTTTAGAAATCTATGCGCCATTAGCTGACCGTTTAGGTATTAGCACAATTAAATGGGAGTTAGAAGATACTTCATTACGTTATTTGAACCCGGAACAATATCACCGAATTGCCCACTTGATGGATAGTCGGCGGGATGAGCGGTTAGCATATATTAACGCGGCCATTGGTGAAATTCAAAAAGCGACTGATGAGTTTGGTTATAAGAATGTTAAAATTTACGGTCGTCCAAAACACATCTATTCGGTTTACCGGAAGATGGTTGATAAGAAAAAGCAATTTGATGAAATCTATGATTTATTAGCCATCCGGATTGAAGTTAATACGATTGCGGAAACGTATGCGGTACTTGGCGTTATTCACTCAAAGTGGACACCAATTCCTGGACGCTTTAAGGACTATATTGCGCTACCAAAAGCGAACGGTTATCAAAGTTTGCACACGACAGTAGTTGGGCCTCAAGGGAAACGATTAGAAATTCAAATTCGGACCCATGAAATGCACCGCGTGGCTGAATTTGGGGTTGCCGCTCACTGGGCTTATAAAGAAGGTAATTTTTCTGGTGCTGATGTTGCTAATAATGATCAAAAGAAATTAAATATGATTCAAGGTATCCTGGAAATTCAGAAAGAATCAAAAGACGCTGATGATTTCATGGATTCAGTGAAAGGTGATTTATTCTCTGATCGGGTTTATGCATTTACACCAAAAGGTGATGTATATGAATTACCAAAGGGTGCCGGTCCATTAGATATGGCCTACATTATTCACACCGAAGTTGGTAATAAAACTACTGGTGCGAAGGTGAACGGGAAAATTGTTCCCTTGGATTCCGAACTTAAAACCGGGGATATTGTCGAAATTATTACTAGTAATTTAGCGCGTCCTAGTCGAGATTGGTTTAACTTAGTTTCAACGCGGCGGGCACGTAATAAGATTAAGCAATACTTCCGTAAGCAAGATCGTGAAGAAAACGTCGAAGCCGGACAAGCTTTGATGGTACGTTTCTTACAAGAAGAAGGTTTTAACCCTGATGAGATCTTAACGGATGCTAACGAAGAACGCGCATTAGAAAAGCTTCATGTGATGAGTATTGAAGATATGTTTGCTTCACTTGGGTATGGTGATTTATCACCACAAGGTGTGGCGAATAAGTTGACGGAGACTAAACGGGCTGAAATTGAAGCTGAGCGAATTAAGCAACAAGAACGTGAACTACTTGAAGAACACAAGGAAATGGAAGTCGGCAAAGGCAAATTAACTGCTAAGCATCAAACTAAGTCGTCTTCAGAAGGTGTTGTGATTCAGGGGGTAGACGGTCTGCTAGTTCGCTTAAGTCACTGTTGTACGCCAATTCCTGGTGATGATATTGTCGGTTATATCACTAAGGGACGTGGCGTCTCAGTCCACCGGGTAGATTGTCCTAACGTCAAATCTGCTGAAAACCAAGGCCAACGCCTGATTGAAGTTGCTTGGGAAAATCCAGATGGTGAACGGCCAAATTACGATGCTGACTTAACGATTAGTGGTAATAATCGTAATGGGTTGTTAAACGATGTAATTAAGGCAGCTAATAACACTACGAAGTATTTAACGTCAGTGAACGGCCGGGTTGATCACAATGGCATGGTGATGATTTCATTATCAGTAGGGGTACGGAATGCCGTCCACCTCGAACAAATCATGACCGCATTGAATAACATTCCCGAAGTTTATGATGTAAAACGCGCTTTACACTAA
- a CDS encoding nucleoside hydrolase gives MKNIILDCDPGHEDFFGLMLALTSTEINIQAISTTVAYQTPENVQKNAMKALELLGRTDIPVARGAAKPLIEPFGLADNWRDFTGLDGANFPIPSFAPSQLSGIDLMAKTLSESAEPMTIAISGPVTNVALLVAAHPELHAKIEQIVLMGGAINTGNRYPGVEYNFSIDPEAAKILLNSGLPIVMATRDMTEQGIITEATVAKMRAIDNPVAQVAADLMENYGDFSDPDTPVVLNDPEVIAYLIDPMMFTGTDYYVDVETQGQLTRGRLVVDQNDMTGNLPNAKLLTSLDNDRFVALILDSLATY, from the coding sequence ATGAAAAATATTATTTTAGATTGTGATCCAGGTCATGAAGATTTCTTTGGCTTGATGCTTGCCTTAACCAGTACCGAAATTAACATTCAGGCAATTTCAACTACCGTGGCTTACCAAACTCCCGAAAATGTCCAAAAAAATGCGATGAAGGCGCTTGAATTACTTGGCCGCACTGATATTCCAGTCGCCCGCGGTGCCGCTAAACCACTCATTGAACCATTTGGCTTAGCTGATAATTGGCGTGACTTTACCGGCTTAGATGGTGCTAATTTTCCAATACCGTCATTTGCCCCATCACAATTGTCAGGCATTGACTTGATGGCGAAGACTTTATCCGAAAGCGCCGAACCCATGACCATTGCAATTTCGGGCCCGGTTACTAACGTTGCCTTACTTGTGGCAGCCCATCCTGAATTACATGCAAAAATCGAACAAATCGTATTAATGGGTGGTGCCATTAATACTGGCAATCGTTATCCTGGTGTTGAATACAATTTCTCAATTGACCCTGAAGCCGCCAAAATTTTACTCAACAGCGGACTTCCAATTGTGATGGCAACTCGCGATATGACTGAGCAAGGAATCATCACCGAAGCAACGGTTGCTAAAATGCGGGCAATTGATAACCCAGTTGCGCAAGTTGCCGCCGATTTAATGGAAAACTATGGCGACTTTTCTGATCCTGATACACCAGTTGTGTTAAATGATCCCGAAGTCATTGCCTATTTGATTGATCCAATGATGTTTACTGGTACGGACTACTATGTTGATGTTGAAACGCAAGGTCAATTAACTCGTGGGCGGCTGGTTGTTGATCAAAACGATATGACGGGTAACCTGCCTAACGCTAAGCTATTAACTAGTCTAGATAATGATCGTTTTGTAGCATTGATTCTTGATTCACTAGCAACATATTAA
- the rsmD gene encoding 16S rRNA (guanine(966)-N(2))-methyltransferase RsmD, whose translation MRIVAGEFGGRPLKAVPGTATRPTTDKVKEAMFSMVGPYFDGGTSLDLFAGSGGLSIEGVSRGLDHAYLVDKQFAAIKTINENIAMTKAPERFTVLKRDARLALQQFAADKVVFDVIYLDPPYAKQQILDDIQMMIDLHLLNEDAIIVAETDHEAGLPEEVPSFTRTHHKNYGITEVTVYEYEGSTDQ comes from the coding sequence ATGCGCATAGTGGCAGGAGAGTTCGGTGGGCGACCATTGAAGGCTGTCCCAGGAACAGCAACGCGACCAACGACTGATAAGGTCAAAGAAGCAATGTTTAGTATGGTGGGACCATATTTTGATGGTGGCACGAGTTTGGATTTATTTGCTGGCTCAGGTGGACTTTCGATTGAGGGGGTTTCACGTGGTTTGGATCATGCCTATTTGGTAGATAAACAATTTGCCGCAATCAAAACGATTAATGAAAATATCGCGATGACCAAGGCACCAGAACGTTTCACGGTTCTTAAGCGGGATGCACGGTTAGCGCTTCAACAATTTGCAGCTGATAAAGTTGTATTTGACGTAATTTATCTTGATCCACCATATGCAAAGCAACAAATTCTTGATGATATTCAAATGATGATTGATTTACATCTTTTAAATGAAGATGCCATTATTGTTGCTGAAACGGATCATGAAGCTGGCTTGCCAGAAGAGGTACCAAGTTTTACACGCACACACCACAAAAATTACGGGATTACAGAAGTTACTGTGTATGAGTACGAGGGGAGTACAGATCAATGA
- a CDS encoding FtsW/RodA/SpoVE family cell cycle protein produces the protein MGKKTNNLDYYILIPAVTLALFGIVNVFSASSNMASGSPFSFLIKQTFFVFVAVIVGTFLFKMRLNYLMSSRFLRIMLWIIIMLLAFARFIAPPVNGAHGWIMLPGFSLQPAEFAKVALIVYFANFFARHPYQKGHALETTFKGGRWFLPSIILVLILVMPDMGNFAINGFIVMVMLLASGIAWYWAAGAFSAFGIIWVILPKIIETMQIDPQKHYSLARLVAFVNPWEYQQSSGTQLINSYYAISNGGLFGVGLGNSIQKTGYLPEPNTDFIMAVVGEEWGAIVIVIVLALMGIIIGRIIQVGTRTHETYIRIMMYGIAAYLTIQVLINLGGVSGVLPITGVTFPFISYGGSSMLVLSIAIGLAMNASATVSRARQMKVIQEKTR, from the coding sequence ATGGGTAAAAAAACAAATAACTTAGACTATTACATTTTAATTCCTGCGGTTACGCTGGCATTATTTGGGATTGTGAATGTGTTCTCAGCGAGTTCAAACATGGCTTCCGGGTCACCATTTTCTTTCTTGATTAAGCAGACGTTTTTCGTGTTTGTTGCAGTTATTGTCGGAACGTTCTTGTTTAAAATGCGCCTCAATTATTTGATGAGCTCGCGCTTTTTACGCATCATGCTCTGGATAATTATTATGTTATTGGCATTTGCGCGGTTTATTGCTCCCCCAGTCAACGGGGCGCACGGCTGGATTATGTTGCCAGGATTTAGTTTGCAACCAGCTGAATTTGCCAAAGTAGCCTTGATTGTCTACTTCGCTAATTTCTTTGCACGGCACCCATATCAAAAAGGGCACGCCTTAGAAACAACGTTTAAAGGTGGCCGGTGGTTTTTACCAAGCATAATTTTAGTATTAATCTTAGTGATGCCAGATATGGGGAATTTTGCCATCAACGGCTTCATTGTGATGGTAATGCTATTGGCATCAGGAATTGCTTGGTATTGGGCAGCCGGAGCTTTTAGCGCTTTTGGAATCATTTGGGTGATATTACCCAAAATTATTGAGACCATGCAAATTGATCCGCAAAAGCACTATAGTTTGGCCCGATTGGTAGCATTCGTTAATCCATGGGAATATCAACAAAGCTCAGGTACGCAATTAATTAATTCATATTATGCGATTAGTAATGGTGGCTTGTTCGGGGTTGGCTTAGGTAATTCAATTCAAAAAACAGGTTACCTGCCTGAACCGAATACCGACTTTATCATGGCCGTCGTTGGTGAAGAATGGGGTGCGATTGTCATCGTAATTGTTTTAGCTTTAATGGGGATCATTATTGGTCGAATCATTCAAGTTGGTACGCGAACGCATGAAACTTATATCCGGATTATGATGTATGGGATTGCAGCGTACTTAACAATTCAAGTATTGATTAATCTTGGTGGAGTTAGTGGTGTATTGCCAATCACCGGGGTGACGTTCCCATTCATTTCATATGGTGGATCTTCAATGTTGGTGCTTAGTATCGCCATTGGGTTAGCGATGAACGCAAGCGCAACGGTTAGTCGAGCACGACAAATGAAAGTCATCCAAGAAAAAACACGTTAG
- a CDS encoding YlbG family protein, whose amino-acid sequence MEFTAEKRRALIVYVRNLRQVKQLRRYGNVEFISRKMHYVVIYMNETDLLANQEKIEKLGFVTRTEISLRPDLNPELADKKEDASFSIDNDEELENIEPDGDEV is encoded by the coding sequence ATGGAATTTACTGCAGAAAAACGGCGGGCATTGATTGTCTACGTGCGTAACTTACGCCAAGTCAAACAATTACGCCGCTATGGGAATGTTGAGTTCATCTCACGTAAAATGCATTATGTGGTGATTTACATGAATGAAACTGATCTCCTTGCTAATCAAGAAAAAATAGAAAAATTAGGATTTGTAACACGCACGGAAATTTCATTGCGTCCAGATTTAAATCCGGAATTAGCTGATAAAAAAGAAGATGCTAGCTTCTCAATCGACAATGATGAGGAGTTAGAAAATATTGAACCCGATGGAGATGAAGTGTAA
- a CDS encoding oxidoreductase translates to MTKKLTMALVGFGNSANRYHLPYILTNDNLNLKTIYAHTLGKRPTEQAALEAQGIEFTDSLDAILNDPEIQFVSVITPAPSHFELAKKILESGKNVMVEKPFVTSVAEGKELIKLANEKGLLITPFQNRRFDGEFLELQHVLAHGYIGEPIEFESHFDYFRPGASSNPGEQIDGAFYGYGVHPLDQIIKLWGTPDSVGYDIKSVTNPDGVDDNFDVTLHYANLRAKIKTSFLVAQEYPKYILHGTNGSFIKYGMDAQENDILAGISPADPLFGKDNPDNYGVLKYINAYGDPVEHKLETPIGNYGQMYQNAADVVLDGADKEVTDAQIIAQLEILDAGFQEAGPHVVKFNQ, encoded by the coding sequence ATGACAAAAAAACTCACAATGGCGCTCGTCGGTTTTGGTAACTCCGCTAATCGCTATCACTTACCTTATATTTTAACTAACGATAACCTTAATTTAAAAACGATTTACGCACACACACTTGGTAAGCGACCAACCGAACAAGCTGCTTTAGAAGCACAAGGAATTGAATTTACAGATTCATTGGATGCAATCCTCAATGATCCCGAAATCCAATTTGTGTCAGTCATCACACCAGCCCCTTCACACTTTGAACTTGCCAAGAAAATTTTAGAATCCGGCAAAAACGTGATGGTTGAAAAACCTTTTGTGACTTCAGTTGCGGAAGGTAAAGAATTAATCAAGCTAGCAAATGAAAAAGGTTTACTAATTACGCCTTTCCAAAATCGCCGCTTTGATGGTGAATTTTTGGAACTACAACACGTATTGGCTCACGGGTATATTGGCGAACCAATTGAATTTGAATCCCACTTTGACTACTTCCGCCCTGGTGCAAGCTCAAATCCTGGTGAACAAATCGACGGGGCCTTTTATGGCTACGGTGTCCACCCCCTTGATCAAATCATTAAACTGTGGGGGACTCCCGATTCTGTTGGTTACGACATCAAGTCGGTAACGAATCCAGATGGTGTCGATGATAATTTTGATGTCACATTACACTATGCCAACCTCCGTGCCAAAATCAAAACTTCATTTTTAGTTGCTCAAGAATATCCTAAATACATTTTACATGGTACTAATGGGAGCTTCATTAAATACGGGATGGATGCCCAAGAAAATGACATCTTAGCGGGAATTTCACCTGCGGATCCATTATTTGGTAAAGATAATCCCGATAATTATGGTGTCTTAAAGTACATTAATGCTTATGGCGATCCGGTTGAACACAAGCTTGAAACCCCAATTGGTAATTACGGACAAATGTATCAAAATGCCGCAGATGTGGTGTTAGATGGTGCTGATAAAGAAGTAACCGATGCCCAAATCATTGCACAACTTGAAATTTTGGATGCCGGTTTTCAAGAAGCTGGTCCCCACGTTGTTAAATTCAATCAATAA
- the uvrC gene encoding excinuclease ABC subunit UvrC: MASEHIEHKLALLPDEPGSYQMKDINGKIIYVGKAKNLKNRVRSYFKAEHDGKTAELVRNIADFDFIVTNSDKEAFLLEITLIQKWQPYYNIRLKRGTGYPYIKITNERNPELVLVSDLKKDGAYYFGPYPNVYAAQETLHFLQKVYPLRRCNGFQGRPCLYYHMGQCLGPCWHEVPEEEYTKQIKKIKSFLNGNTASVTKKLDQMMTKAAENLEFERAAEIRDQLKFIDATVEKQKIISNDNTPRDVFNFYMDKGWLSVQVFFMRQARLMKREKRLFSIVGTAEEEMSSFILQFYNRKNVKMPNEILVPAGIDTDVLEDVLHVPVRTPQRGEKKNLMELAGKNAQISLEEKFRLLELGEMKTTGAMKEITDALGLPEGHKIEAFDHSHIQGTDLVSAMVVFVDGQPNKNLYRKFKLKTVDHADEAASTQEVIRRRYTRLLKEHATMPDLILMDGGEIQLNAAKDVLENELGLDVPVAAMVKNEHHKTADLLKQEGDEHLHLDPKSQGFFLLQRIQDEVHRFAISFHRQVHSKNSLASRLDGIHGVGPKTRQKLLTKFGSIKKIANASLEELHAVGISESTAKLIKVSLEASLKAEEQKK, translated from the coding sequence TTGGCTTCAGAACATATTGAACATAAATTAGCACTCTTACCGGATGAACCAGGTTCATACCAGATGAAGGATATTAACGGTAAAATTATTTACGTCGGGAAAGCCAAAAATTTAAAAAATCGTGTGCGCTCATATTTTAAAGCAGAGCATGATGGTAAGACGGCAGAATTAGTCCGAAATATTGCTGATTTTGATTTTATTGTGACAAATTCTGATAAAGAAGCGTTCTTATTAGAAATTACCCTGATTCAAAAGTGGCAACCATATTATAATATTCGGTTGAAACGGGGGACCGGGTATCCATATATCAAAATTACTAACGAACGTAACCCAGAGTTAGTGTTAGTCAGTGACTTAAAAAAAGACGGCGCCTACTACTTTGGCCCTTATCCGAATGTGTACGCTGCGCAAGAAACTTTGCATTTCTTGCAAAAGGTATATCCACTGCGACGATGTAACGGTTTCCAAGGGCGCCCATGTTTGTATTACCATATGGGACAATGTTTGGGGCCTTGTTGGCACGAAGTTCCTGAAGAAGAGTATACAAAACAAATTAAAAAAATTAAGTCATTTTTGAATGGCAATACAGCTTCAGTGACTAAAAAATTAGATCAAATGATGACCAAAGCTGCTGAAAATCTCGAATTTGAACGGGCCGCTGAAATCCGCGACCAGCTTAAATTTATTGATGCAACAGTCGAAAAGCAGAAAATCATTTCAAATGACAACACACCACGTGATGTCTTTAATTTTTATATGGATAAGGGGTGGTTATCAGTTCAAGTATTCTTCATGCGGCAAGCACGGTTGATGAAGCGTGAAAAGCGCTTGTTTTCAATTGTTGGGACTGCCGAAGAAGAAATGAGCAGCTTTATTTTACAATTTTACAACCGCAAGAATGTTAAAATGCCTAATGAAATTTTAGTACCAGCGGGAATCGACACCGATGTTTTAGAAGATGTTTTACACGTACCAGTGCGAACACCACAACGGGGTGAAAAGAAAAATTTAATGGAATTGGCTGGTAAAAATGCCCAAATTTCATTGGAAGAAAAATTCCGGTTGTTAGAACTAGGTGAGATGAAAACCACCGGGGCGATGAAAGAAATCACTGACGCGCTTGGCTTGCCTGAGGGACATAAAATCGAAGCATTTGATCACTCGCACATTCAAGGAACTGATTTGGTTTCAGCAATGGTTGTGTTTGTAGACGGACAACCAAATAAAAACTTGTATCGGAAATTTAAGTTGAAAACAGTTGACCATGCCGACGAAGCAGCCTCAACGCAAGAAGTTATTCGACGCCGTTATACGCGGTTACTCAAAGAACATGCAACAATGCCAGATTTAATCTTGATGGATGGTGGCGAAATTCAATTGAATGCGGCCAAAGATGTGTTGGAAAATGAACTTGGATTGGATGTTCCGGTGGCGGCGATGGTTAAAAATGAACATCACAAAACTGCCGATTTGTTGAAACAAGAAGGTGATGAACACTTACACTTAGATCCGAAATCACAAGGTTTTTTCTTACTACAACGAATTCAAGACGAAGTCCACCGGTTTGCGATTAGTTTTCACCGGCAAGTTCACTCGAAAAACTCATTGGCATCACGGCTCGATGGAATTCACGGTGTTGGTCCAAAAACACGGCAAAAGCTGTTGACGAAGTTTGGCTCGATTAAGAAAATTGCGAATGCCTCATTGGAAGAACTCCATGCAGTTGGTATCTCAGAGAGCACGGCAAAGCTTATTAAGGTTTCCTTAGAAGCATCGTTAAAAGCAGAAGAACAAAAAAAGTAA
- the dtd gene encoding D-aminoacyl-tRNA deacylase, translating into MRVVLQRVANASVAIAGQTVGAIDRGYLLLVGIADSDTQAELDYVVRKVSNLRIFEDADDRMNLALADVNGAILSVSQFTLYANTKKGNRPSFTDAGQPEFAELMYDKFNAQLAAAGFAVATGEFGADMQVSLVNDGPVTIIFDTDNK; encoded by the coding sequence ATGCGAGTAGTTTTACAACGAGTTGCAAACGCATCAGTTGCGATTGCGGGGCAAACTGTTGGGGCAATTGACCGCGGTTATTTGCTATTAGTGGGCATTGCCGATAGTGACACCCAAGCAGAATTAGATTACGTCGTCCGAAAAGTTAGTAATTTACGGATTTTTGAAGATGCCGATGACCGAATGAATTTGGCATTGGCGGATGTGAATGGCGCGATTTTATCAGTTTCGCAGTTTACATTATATGCGAACACAAAAAAAGGGAACCGGCCGAGCTTTACAGATGCGGGCCAACCAGAATTTGCCGAATTAATGTATGATAAGTTCAATGCACAATTGGCTGCTGCGGGTTTCGCGGTGGCGACTGGGGAGTTCGGTGCCGATATGCAAGTGTCATTAGTTAATGATGGTCCGGTGACGATTATCTTTGATACAGATAATAAATAA
- the coaD gene encoding pantetheine-phosphate adenylyltransferase yields MKVALFPGSFDPLTNGHLDIIKRASRLFDTLVVGVGTNTTKAPMFATPEKIDLIKQATADIKNVEVMEITGLTVAVMDQLGAQFLVRGLRNETDYLYERDIAEMNRHLRGDFETVILLAHHENQNIASSMIKEIAHFGGDVSALVPPVVSAALKAKQIN; encoded by the coding sequence ATGAAAGTAGCATTATTTCCAGGAAGTTTTGATCCATTGACAAATGGTCACCTTGATATTATTAAGCGAGCAAGTAGGCTATTTGATACATTAGTTGTTGGTGTGGGAACAAACACCACGAAAGCACCAATGTTTGCAACACCTGAAAAAATTGATTTAATCAAACAAGCAACCGCTGATATTAAAAATGTTGAAGTAATGGAGATTACTGGTCTGACAGTTGCCGTTATGGATCAACTGGGCGCACAATTTTTAGTTCGTGGGTTGCGTAATGAAACTGATTATTTGTACGAACGAGACATTGCAGAAATGAACCGGCATTTACGCGGGGACTTTGAAACGGTGATTTTATTGGCCCATCATGAAAACCAAAATATTGCTTCGAGCATGATTAAAGAAATTGCGCACTTTGGTGGTGATGTGTCAGCACTTGTACCACCTGTGGTGAGTGCGGCACTTAAAGCTAAACAAATCAATTAA